In a genomic window of Candidatus Dadabacteria bacterium:
- a CDS encoding acyl-CoA thioesterase: MISIRESANKMVQYVLPEHSNNHGTLHGGILMDWIMLTGSITSFKFANGPAVLGATDSIDFLNPVKIGEIVVLESWVEHVGDSSIEVAVRVHSEDGETDEKKLITLSYMAFVAVDEGIKPRKIEAKLGASSTVERELIARAEERKVRRLPELKKRKSNVSNIADETENTRLIFNTTKMVLPEDAFYGKFMSVGKLMKYIDESAAILAKRFAKGVLVTGSLDDLFFYSPLNVGNLIEFKAGITYVGSKSLELAIKVDSYDTESGESSHACTAFLTYVRVDKAGNPIAVPEFTPETPYEIRLWKEAEKRKERRKQRVKRARRFADDYLNEYKKVSSRSKEKS; encoded by the coding sequence ATGATCTCCATACGTGAAAGCGCAAACAAGATGGTTCAGTACGTTCTTCCGGAACACTCGAACAACCACGGGACCCTGCACGGGGGGATACTCATGGACTGGATCATGCTTACCGGCAGCATCACGTCCTTTAAGTTCGCAAACGGGCCAGCGGTTCTCGGAGCCACAGACAGCATAGATTTTCTTAACCCGGTAAAAATCGGGGAGATAGTAGTTCTTGAAAGCTGGGTTGAGCATGTCGGAGACTCGTCCATCGAAGTCGCGGTACGCGTGCACTCAGAAGACGGCGAGACCGACGAAAAGAAACTCATAACCCTCTCCTACATGGCCTTTGTCGCAGTAGACGAAGGCATAAAACCGAGAAAGATAGAAGCGAAGCTCGGTGCATCCAGCACTGTTGAGCGGGAACTCATAGCCCGGGCCGAGGAAAGAAAAGTGCGGAGACTTCCCGAATTAAAAAAAAGGAAAAGCAACGTCTCCAACATAGCGGACGAGACGGAAAACACGAGGCTTATTTTCAACACCACCAAGATGGTACTCCCGGAAGACGCCTTTTACGGAAAATTCATGTCCGTCGGAAAGCTCATGAAGTATATTGACGAAAGCGCAGCTATTCTGGCGAAAAGATTCGCCAAGGGAGTTCTGGTTACCGGGTCTCTTGACGATCTTTTCTTCTACTCCCCGCTTAACGTGGGAAATCTGATCGAATTCAAGGCGGGTATCACATATGTAGGGAGCAAGTCGCTTGAGCTTGCGATCAAGGTCGATTCGTATGATACCGAGTCCGGAGAATCATCCCACGCGTGCACGGCGTTTCTTACTTACGTGAGAGTTGATAAAGCCGGAAACCCCATTGCGGTCCCGGAATTCACCCCTGAGACTCCCTATGAAATCCGTCTCTGGAAAGAAGCGGAGAAAAGGAAGGAAAGAAGAAAACAGAGGGTGAAAAGAGCCAGGCGCTTCGCCGATGACTACCTTAACGAATACAAAAAAGTGAGCTCAAGATCAAAGGAAAAAAGTTGA
- a CDS encoding glutamate racemase has translation MREERKNQAIGIFDSGIGGLTVSKEIMNLLCEENIVYLGDTARVPYGTKSRRTVRKYVESTTNFLLSKNIKLLVVACNTASAYAIEMLKESLEIPVVGVVEPGAKRASELTVNGKIGVIGTQATIKSGSYEKKLREFSSSPIEIYSKPCPLFVPLAEEGWENDETAALVAEKYLGDLRKSEIDVLILGCTHYPLLKNTIAGVMGEAIRLVDSAEETAKQTENILRTQGLLRENGKAREMSFYLTDDSETFTSIASRFLGKPMEKTEVVDIV, from the coding sequence ATGAGGGAAGAAAGAAAAAACCAGGCGATAGGGATCTTTGATTCGGGAATAGGAGGGCTTACTGTCTCAAAGGAGATAATGAATCTTCTTTGCGAAGAGAATATCGTGTATCTCGGTGACACAGCCCGGGTTCCCTATGGTACGAAATCCCGAAGGACCGTAAGAAAATACGTTGAAAGCACGACGAACTTCCTTCTCTCGAAAAACATAAAACTTCTGGTCGTGGCCTGTAACACGGCATCCGCGTACGCAATAGAGATGCTCAAAGAAAGCCTGGAAATTCCCGTCGTTGGAGTTGTGGAGCCTGGGGCTAAAAGAGCTTCGGAACTCACCGTCAACGGAAAAATAGGAGTCATAGGAACTCAGGCAACCATAAAAAGCGGCTCCTACGAGAAAAAACTGAGGGAGTTCTCCTCCTCTCCGATCGAGATATACTCAAAACCCTGCCCGCTTTTCGTTCCGCTGGCCGAGGAAGGATGGGAAAATGACGAGACCGCCGCTCTCGTGGCCGAGAAATATCTTGGAGACCTGAGAAAATCAGAAATAGACGTGCTGATACTCGGCTGCACCCACTACCCTCTTCTTAAAAACACTATCGCCGGAGTCATGGGCGAAGCGATAAGGCTTGTCGATTCGGCGGAAGAGACCGCAAAGCAGACTGAAAACATACTGAGGACCCAGGGACTTCTCAGAGAAAACGGCAAAGCGCGGGAAATGTCGTTTTACCTTACCGATGATTCGGAAACCTTTACATCAATCGCGTCGAGGTTTCTCGGCAAGCCCATGGAAAAAACAGAAGTTGTCGATATAGTGTGA
- a CDS encoding ATP-dependent Clp protease adaptor ClpS, with protein MSEHENPTHTQDPKQVVREDIRVKRPDMYLIVLLNDDYTPRDFVVWVLMKVFFKNENDSRRIMLEAHTKGKSVVDCYTYDIATTKVKQVKNLAEKYEHPLKCILEVQKADS; from the coding sequence ATGTCTGAGCACGAAAACCCGACTCATACACAGGATCCCAAACAGGTCGTAAGGGAGGATATCCGCGTAAAAAGGCCGGATATGTATCTCATAGTCCTCCTGAACGACGATTACACGCCGAGGGATTTCGTAGTTTGGGTTCTGATGAAGGTGTTTTTCAAGAACGAAAACGACAGCAGGAGGATAATGCTTGAGGCTCACACGAAGGGGAAAAGCGTCGTCGACTGCTACACGTACGACATAGCTACCACGAAGGTGAAACAGGTAAAGAATCTTGCGGAAAAATACGAACATCCGCTAAAATGCATACTTGAAGTTCAGAAGGCGGACAGCTGA
- the clpA gene encoding ATP-dependent Clp protease ATP-binding subunit ClpA — protein sequence MVASEELEKTLYRAYQQAKNRKHEFITPEHILLELTRDKVAAEVLIECDVDTELLANDVEEHLTKNISSVDSPHLPEPTYSEGSKYIFRVASMHAESAERKEITGANILVAMFRVPESHAVYFLNRQGLTRFAVVKQVSHGKGEKPEEQQERTPGSKEQPKEAKKTETKNPLELYCTDLIEKARNGNIDPLIGREKEVQRIIHILGKRKKNNPVLVGDAGVGKTAIVEGVAHRVVSGEVPEVMKDLQIHLLNIGTLTAGTKYRGDFEERLNAVIDETKKDPNNVLFIDEIHTVIGAGAVSGGSLDASNMLKPALAGGDIKCIGTTTLKEYRIIFEKDHALSRRFQRISVDEPSVEDCGKILFGLKRHYENYHNVKYSRGAIKACIELSDRYIMDRKLPDKAIDIMDEAGAAVKLRNPDPEVTRQVKVSDMEKLVAKVAKIPTKSVKVEDRNLLHGLGDNLKKFIYAQDEAIDKLVNAIQMSRAGISEPEKPVGSFMFSGPTGVGKTELAKKLAELLGVEFIRFDMSEYMEKHTVSRLIGSPPGYVGYDQGGQLTEAIYKSPHCVLLLDEIEKAHEDIYNILLQIMDHATLTDSNGRKVDFRQVIVILTTNTGSRESMNRNVGFAKKEFEDKSGEAIDRYFSPEFRNRLNEIIRFNALDIEIVERIVDKMIGELQQRLVPKKVTISLTPEARLFLARRGYDPQLGARPVQRVINSEIAEKLSKEILFGELSGGGKAIFSVEGENIVLQAESD from the coding sequence ATGGTAGCATCTGAAGAACTCGAAAAAACCCTTTACCGGGCTTACCAGCAGGCAAAGAACCGCAAGCACGAGTTCATTACCCCGGAGCACATACTCCTTGAACTCACCAGAGACAAAGTCGCGGCGGAGGTGCTCATAGAGTGCGACGTCGACACAGAACTTCTCGCAAACGACGTAGAGGAGCACCTAACTAAAAACATATCCTCAGTCGATTCTCCCCATCTCCCGGAACCGACCTACTCCGAAGGAAGCAAGTACATCTTCAGGGTGGCTTCGATGCATGCCGAAAGCGCGGAGAGAAAGGAAATAACCGGGGCCAACATACTGGTTGCCATGTTCAGGGTTCCCGAATCGCACGCTGTGTACTTCCTTAACCGCCAGGGACTTACCCGTTTTGCCGTCGTAAAGCAGGTATCCCACGGAAAAGGCGAGAAACCCGAAGAACAGCAGGAGAGAACTCCTGGCAGCAAGGAGCAGCCGAAGGAAGCGAAAAAAACTGAGACCAAAAACCCCCTTGAGCTTTACTGCACGGACCTGATCGAAAAAGCCCGAAACGGGAATATCGACCCGCTGATAGGAAGAGAAAAAGAGGTCCAGAGGATAATCCATATTCTGGGCAAGAGAAAGAAAAACAACCCCGTGCTCGTCGGAGACGCGGGAGTGGGGAAAACGGCGATCGTGGAAGGGGTGGCTCATCGGGTCGTCTCGGGAGAAGTTCCCGAAGTCATGAAAGACCTCCAGATACACCTCCTAAACATAGGAACCCTCACGGCCGGAACAAAATACAGGGGAGACTTTGAGGAAAGACTGAATGCGGTCATAGACGAAACCAAGAAGGATCCGAACAACGTGCTCTTCATAGACGAGATCCACACGGTCATAGGCGCCGGGGCGGTTTCCGGCGGAAGCCTTGACGCGTCTAACATGCTGAAGCCCGCCCTTGCCGGAGGAGACATAAAATGCATAGGGACTACGACGCTTAAGGAGTACAGGATCATCTTCGAGAAAGACCACGCGCTTTCAAGAAGATTTCAGAGAATAAGCGTGGACGAGCCGTCGGTTGAGGACTGCGGAAAAATCCTGTTCGGACTAAAGCGCCACTACGAGAACTATCACAACGTGAAATACTCCCGGGGAGCGATAAAGGCGTGCATAGAACTCTCCGACAGATACATAATGGACAGAAAGCTTCCGGACAAGGCGATTGACATAATGGACGAGGCCGGCGCCGCGGTGAAGCTTCGCAATCCTGATCCCGAGGTAACTAGGCAGGTAAAAGTGTCCGACATGGAAAAGCTTGTGGCGAAGGTCGCTAAAATACCCACCAAGTCGGTAAAAGTCGAAGACCGAAATCTTCTCCACGGCCTCGGGGATAATCTTAAGAAATTCATCTACGCTCAGGACGAAGCCATAGATAAGCTCGTAAACGCCATACAGATGTCGCGCGCCGGCATAAGCGAGCCGGAAAAACCCGTGGGTTCTTTCATGTTCTCGGGACCAACTGGAGTCGGCAAAACGGAACTCGCGAAGAAGCTCGCGGAGCTTCTGGGAGTCGAATTCATACGTTTCGACATGAGCGAATACATGGAAAAACACACCGTCTCCCGCCTTATAGGCTCGCCGCCGGGATATGTCGGCTACGATCAGGGAGGACAGCTTACAGAAGCCATATACAAGTCTCCCCACTGCGTCCTTCTGCTCGATGAAATCGAAAAGGCGCACGAGGACATATACAACATACTGCTCCAGATAATGGATCACGCGACGCTTACGGATTCAAACGGAAGGAAGGTGGACTTCCGCCAGGTAATTGTGATTCTCACGACAAACACCGGTTCAAGGGAAAGCATGAACAGGAACGTCGGCTTTGCGAAAAAAGAGTTTGAGGACAAAAGCGGAGAAGCCATAGACAGGTATTTCTCCCCCGAATTTCGAAACAGGCTGAATGAAATCATCAGGTTTAACGCTCTTGATATAGAGATAGTAGAGAGAATAGTAGACAAGATGATCGGAGAGCTTCAGCAGAGGCTCGTCCCGAAAAAAGTAACGATCAGCCTTACGCCCGAGGCAAGACTTTTCCTCGCCCGCAGGGGCTACGATCCCCAGCTGGGCGCAAGACCCGTTCAAAGAGTAATAAACTCCGAGATAGCGGAGAAGCTTTCAAAGGAAATTCTCTTCGGAGAACTCTCAGGCGGCGGCAAGGCGATTTTCTCCGTCGAGGGGGAAAATATAGTTCTCCAGGCAGAGTCGGACTGA
- a CDS encoding electron transfer flavoprotein subunit alpha/FixB family protein: MSSEIWVVADIKADGQIRKVTFEVLSEARRKLGGPVCAVLLGSGVSDKASELASYGAEKIYVVDNPNLKDFNPDGYVKSLCELIKKHSPAVVLSGNTAFAEDYMPRVASGVGSGLAMDCVDIGMTDDGRLKIKRYSHSSRAISTQEFSGDGSAMIATVRPNSFKEEESTGAGQLVNEDTGVTDADIKIKVLEMKTKESDRPELTEAERVVSGGRGLGSEENFNHIYDLADLLGAAAGATRAAVDAGYCPYDMQVGQTGKAVSPVLYVAVAISGSVQHFSGMGSSKVIVSINKDPEAPIFAKSDYGICGDLFQVLPPLTEELKKALSE; this comes from the coding sequence ATGAGTAGTGAAATCTGGGTTGTTGCTGATATCAAGGCTGACGGACAGATAAGAAAAGTGACGTTTGAGGTTCTTTCCGAGGCCAGAAGAAAACTTGGGGGTCCGGTCTGCGCGGTACTGCTCGGAAGCGGCGTTTCGGACAAGGCTTCTGAGCTTGCAAGCTACGGAGCGGAGAAAATCTATGTGGTCGACAATCCCAACCTCAAGGATTTTAATCCCGACGGTTACGTAAAGTCCCTTTGCGAACTTATAAAGAAACACTCTCCCGCGGTTGTGCTCTCTGGCAACACGGCCTTTGCGGAGGATTACATGCCTAGGGTCGCTTCGGGTGTGGGCTCGGGGCTTGCCATGGACTGCGTTGACATAGGCATGACCGATGACGGAAGACTGAAGATAAAGAGGTATTCCCACTCAAGCAGAGCGATATCCACCCAGGAATTCAGCGGTGATGGAAGCGCGATGATCGCCACAGTAAGACCTAATTCCTTTAAGGAAGAGGAATCCACCGGTGCGGGACAGTTAGTAAACGAGGATACGGGAGTTACGGATGCCGACATAAAGATCAAAGTGCTTGAGATGAAAACCAAGGAGTCTGACCGGCCCGAGCTTACCGAGGCCGAGAGGGTGGTTTCCGGGGGCAGGGGTCTTGGGAGCGAGGAGAACTTCAATCACATATACGATCTCGCGGACCTGCTGGGCGCAGCTGCGGGGGCAACAAGAGCCGCGGTCGACGCGGGATACTGTCCTTACGACATGCAGGTCGGCCAGACAGGAAAGGCGGTCTCTCCCGTTCTATACGTCGCGGTTGCCATATCCGGATCAGTACAGCATTTCTCCGGCATGGGCTCATCAAAAGTAATAGTTTCCATAAACAAGGATCCCGAAGCTCCGATCTTCGCGAAGTCGGATTATGGAATCTGCGGAGATCTTTTCCAAGTACTTCCTCCGCTTACAGAAGAACTCAAAAAAGCCCTGTCCGAGTAA
- a CDS encoding N-acetyltransferase codes for MKTQKKLSKKSAAFHICRSITEVEKKEYDSIQPDNNPFFEFDFLFALEKSGCVGPGTGWEPRHLLLREGKKLVGAVTFYLKTDSYGEYIFDWEWARAYQDAGLSYYPKAVVGVPFTPTTGPRIIVRGDYDYKTCGRALVEKLVEICSLKSLSSVHFLFVTAEEQELLSDCGFLSRLTHQYHWRNSGYLCFDDFLGDLRSGRRKQIRKEKRRLGELGIEVEVLEKEQIRREHIDSIWEFYVDTSSRKWGSAYLNREFFDLVFETYREKTVLMIARANGRPVGGTINFRKGDKLYGRYWGCNVEVPYLHFECCYYKPIEFAINSGINVFEAGAQGEHKFLRGFEAVPVYSSHLFFNPGAQRSIDNFLRGERPYMRSLISEYNRHSPLKRARSGKSQQKIV; via the coding sequence ATGAAGACGCAGAAAAAGCTATCTAAAAAATCGGCGGCATTCCATATATGCCGTTCAATAACCGAGGTCGAAAAAAAAGAATACGATTCCATTCAGCCCGATAACAACCCTTTTTTCGAGTTCGATTTTCTTTTCGCCCTTGAGAAATCGGGATGCGTGGGTCCGGGCACCGGATGGGAACCGCGCCATCTTCTGCTTCGCGAGGGGAAAAAGCTCGTCGGGGCGGTTACGTTCTATCTGAAAACCGATTCCTACGGCGAGTACATATTCGACTGGGAGTGGGCACGGGCATACCAAGACGCGGGACTTAGCTACTATCCTAAGGCGGTCGTTGGGGTACCGTTCACCCCGACAACCGGCCCGAGAATAATCGTGCGCGGGGACTACGATTACAAAACATGCGGGCGGGCACTTGTAGAGAAACTGGTTGAGATATGTTCCCTTAAGAGCCTCTCTTCAGTGCATTTTCTATTCGTAACGGCAGAGGAACAGGAACTGCTTTCTGACTGCGGGTTTCTCTCAAGGCTCACCCACCAGTACCACTGGCGTAACTCGGGCTACCTATGCTTCGACGACTTTCTCGGAGACCTGCGCTCGGGGAGAAGGAAACAGATAAGGAAAGAAAAACGCCGCCTCGGGGAACTGGGCATAGAGGTCGAAGTGCTCGAGAAAGAACAGATACGCCGCGAGCACATCGATTCCATATGGGAATTCTACGTCGACACCAGCTCAAGAAAATGGGGAAGCGCCTATCTTAACAGGGAATTTTTCGACCTGGTGTTTGAGACGTACAGGGAAAAGACGGTTTTGATGATCGCCCGGGCGAACGGGCGTCCTGTTGGAGGCACCATCAATTTCAGAAAAGGCGACAAGCTTTACGGAAGATACTGGGGATGCAACGTCGAGGTGCCGTATCTTCACTTTGAGTGCTGCTACTACAAACCGATAGAGTTTGCCATAAACAGCGGAATAAACGTTTTTGAAGCAGGAGCCCAAGGCGAGCACAAGTTCCTCCGCGGCTTTGAAGCGGTGCCCGTTTACAGCTCCCATCTCTTTTTCAATCCGGGGGCGCAGAGATCCATAGACAACTTCCTTCGGGGAGAAAGACCTTACATGCGCTCGCTCATCTCGGAGTACAACCGCCACTCCCCGCTTAAGCGCGCCCGCAGTGGCAAATCCCAACAAAAAATCGTATAA
- a CDS encoding ABC transporter substrate-binding protein, with the protein MEEADMFNWRNSQDSIGTGNPSCREPEGAGCVAYSQRRWQKSCGRVGVFLVALAAFAVLSLLACLDDSSDEKTLTFATISEPITLNLALAKDAASSGVLGYLFEGLTETSWLTNQVEPALAESWTHSDDGLTWTFSLREDVTWHDGAPFTAHDVDFTFNRIIYNEEIGASAAAAFNFRFLDETTGAWTEARMTVTALDDYTVQCVLPVPFAPFLRSMGTAIYPKHILEQYVDSGTFDEVWNIDTDPTEVVGTGPFTIERYVPGDRVVLRRNPNYWLRDDEGRSLPYLDKIVQLIVPDLKTELAKFKAGETDVHGVLGEEFAELEPLQAEGNFTIYKRGPGFGSTFLVFNMNPGVNQDTGQNYVPPNRLKWFQNTQFRQAVAHSVDKDAIIRDVQHGLGSPQWSSISPSAGDFHNPDVRRYEYDLAEANRILDNLGWMDVDGDGFREDDAGNTIEFSMITNTQNSVRERVGMIIQQGLEEIGIRADFRLIEWKPFVSRLTESYDWEAVVVGFTGGADPHSGIGLWHSSEGFHLWYPNQLQPATDWEAEIDDLYVRASQELDRSKRVALYHRAQEIAAENVPLIYTTRSERLSAVRNVFGDITPTLYGLWDIRYLDRTDL; encoded by the coding sequence ATGGAGGAAGCAGATATGTTTAACTGGCGAAATTCTCAAGATTCTATTGGCACTGGCAATCCTTCATGTCGTGAACCTGAGGGGGCGGGTTGCGTTGCCTACTCACAAAGGCGATGGCAGAAGTCATGTGGCCGGGTCGGCGTCTTTCTCGTCGCCCTTGCGGCTTTTGCAGTGCTGTCGTTGCTTGCTTGCTTGGACGATAGTTCCGACGAAAAAACACTAACGTTTGCCACTATCTCCGAACCGATTACCCTGAACCTCGCCCTCGCGAAGGACGCGGCATCGTCGGGTGTCTTGGGGTATCTCTTCGAGGGCCTAACCGAGACCTCGTGGCTGACCAACCAAGTTGAACCGGCGCTAGCCGAGTCCTGGACACATTCGGATGACGGTCTGACATGGACTTTCTCCCTGCGCGAGGACGTGACGTGGCACGACGGAGCACCTTTTACGGCGCACGACGTGGACTTCACCTTCAACCGCATCATTTACAACGAGGAGATCGGGGCAAGTGCCGCTGCGGCGTTTAACTTCCGGTTTCTGGATGAAACTACCGGCGCTTGGACGGAAGCAAGGATGACTGTTACGGCGCTTGACGACTATACTGTCCAGTGCGTTCTACCGGTGCCGTTTGCTCCCTTCCTTCGTTCCATGGGTACTGCGATCTATCCCAAGCATATTCTTGAACAATATGTGGATAGTGGCACCTTTGACGAAGTGTGGAATATCGACACTGACCCGACCGAGGTCGTCGGCACCGGCCCCTTTACCATCGAGCGCTACGTCCCGGGCGACCGCGTGGTCCTGCGCCGCAACCCGAACTACTGGCTTAGGGATGATGAGGGTCGCAGCCTGCCGTACCTGGACAAAATCGTTCAACTTATCGTTCCCGACTTGAAGACCGAACTCGCCAAGTTCAAGGCCGGAGAGACAGATGTTCATGGCGTGCTGGGTGAGGAGTTCGCGGAACTTGAACCGCTGCAGGCGGAGGGAAACTTCACGATCTACAAAAGAGGTCCCGGTTTTGGGTCAACATTTTTGGTCTTCAACATGAACCCCGGCGTGAATCAGGACACGGGGCAGAACTACGTTCCGCCGAACAGGCTTAAGTGGTTCCAGAACACGCAGTTTCGCCAGGCTGTCGCACACAGCGTGGACAAAGATGCGATCATCCGCGACGTACAGCACGGACTCGGGTCCCCGCAGTGGTCCTCGATCAGTCCGTCCGCGGGTGACTTCCACAATCCCGACGTGCGGCGCTACGAGTACGACCTCGCCGAAGCCAACCGCATTCTCGATAATCTCGGTTGGATGGATGTCGACGGGGACGGGTTTCGCGAAGACGATGCGGGCAATACGATTGAGTTCTCAATGATAACCAACACCCAAAACAGTGTACGTGAAAGGGTTGGAATGATCATCCAACAGGGTCTCGAGGAGATCGGCATCAGGGCGGATTTCAGACTGATCGAGTGGAAACCATTCGTCTCCCGGTTGACAGAGTCCTATGACTGGGAAGCCGTTGTGGTTGGCTTCACTGGCGGAGCGGACCCGCATAGCGGCATTGGTTTATGGCACAGCAGCGAGGGCTTTCACCTTTGGTATCCGAACCAATTACAGCCGGCGACGGACTGGGAGGCCGAAATTGACGACCTTTACGTGAGAGCCAGTCAGGAACTGGACCGTAGCAAGCGCGTGGCGCTCTACCACCGCGCTCAGGAGATCGCGGCCGAGAACGTGCCGCTTATCTACACGACACGTTCCGAACGGCTGAGTGCCGTCCGAAACGTCTTTGGCGACATAACTCCCACGTTGTACGGACTCTGGGATATTCGCTATCTGGATCGAACTGATCTATAG
- a CDS encoding electron transfer flavoprotein subunit beta/FixA family protein, whose product MKIVVFITQTQDTEARIKVGSSGDSIDTEGMKWIMNPYDEFAVEEAIKTKEAYGGEVILITAGPQRASQALLQGLAMGADSAVHVSDEALGETVDSLVISKLVASELGKIEGVDLIFTGMKIIDEESVQIGIQIAEELGIAHLALVSKVIDVKPDEKKLVCQKEIDGGSVSVEVSLPALITCPDAMNEPRYASVPNIMKAKRKPMKVVSLDEVDFGSLGIGRDAVGKSGAKIKTVSLEVPEVERKLRIIKGSDETTVKGDEIAESARELVKLLRDDAKVI is encoded by the coding sequence GTGAAGATAGTGGTTTTTATAACACAGACGCAGGACACTGAAGCAAGAATAAAAGTCGGTTCCTCCGGCGATTCCATAGACACAGAGGGCATGAAGTGGATCATGAATCCCTACGATGAGTTCGCCGTTGAGGAAGCCATTAAGACCAAGGAAGCATACGGGGGTGAAGTTATTCTGATCACGGCGGGCCCGCAACGCGCTTCGCAGGCACTGCTTCAGGGGCTTGCAATGGGTGCCGATTCCGCGGTGCATGTTTCGGATGAAGCTCTCGGGGAAACCGTGGATTCCCTAGTCATTTCGAAGCTTGTCGCTTCGGAACTTGGAAAGATTGAAGGGGTAGACCTGATTTTCACGGGGATGAAGATTATTGACGAGGAATCCGTGCAGATTGGCATACAGATAGCCGAAGAACTGGGAATTGCGCATCTTGCGCTTGTAAGCAAAGTGATTGACGTAAAGCCGGATGAGAAAAAGCTTGTCTGCCAGAAAGAGATTGATGGTGGAAGCGTTTCCGTCGAGGTTTCCCTCCCGGCCCTTATAACCTGTCCAGACGCCATGAACGAGCCCCGCTACGCGTCAGTTCCGAACATAATGAAAGCGAAGAGAAAACCGATGAAGGTAGTTTCCCTCGATGAAGTGGATTTTGGTTCTCTTGGTATTGGAAGGGATGCAGTGGGTAAGTCAGGGGCAAAGATAAAAACCGTGAGTCTTGAGGTTCCCGAGGTGGAGAGAAAACTGAGAATAATAAAGGGAAGTGACGAGACCACGGTCAAGGGAGATGAGATTGCCGAGTCCGCAAGGGAACTCGTTAAACTTTTGAGAGATGACGCGAAGGTCATATGA